The genomic region AGCGCGAGCCCGCCGAGCGCGACCTGCACGCCGAGTACCGTCCCGAACGCGCCGATGATACCGAGCCCGACCAGTGCGATACCGATGCCACCCAGCGCAGCCAGCCCGTCGATGACTTCGCCGACAATCGAGTCGGGGCCGTCCGTCCCGTAGACGCGACTGAAGGCCGTATCCAGCCCGCGAAACACCTTGAGCGCGCTCCACAGCGTCACGCCGACGCCGAGCACAGTCGCACCACCGCGGCCGGCCCCGCTGGTCAGCGCGTCTTCGAGCAGCGTCGACGCTGCCGGTGTGAGCACGTCCCCCGCCGCCGTCACGATCCGTTCGGCGAAGGCTTCTCCGCCCGCCAGTGTGCCGACGACCAGCGTCAGCAACAGCAGCGGCAGGAGCGAGACGAACATATAGTAGGCGATGCCAGCGGCGAGAAAGGAGACCTCTTCCTCCTGAACGGTACGGATGACAGCCCGACCGACGGAGACAGCGCGTGTGCGGTCCACGCGGGCATCTCAGGGTGGAGCCACAAATATACTGTCGACTGGCTGATGTCAGTCGGCCATCGACGCCATCTCAGTCGTCGAGCGCCGCGTCGGGCCGGTACGACCGGCTCACGACCCGCCACACCCCTGAGCGGAATCGATAGTAGGTCACCGCTGCGGGAACCGCCGTCTCGACGACGAGTGAGGCGTACAGCGCGACCTTTCCGAGCGGTGTGACGTAGCCGAGATACGCCAGCGGGAGGGCAAACAGGTACATCCCGGCCAGCTGTGAGTAAAACGGCCAGCGCGTGTCGCCGCTGGCACGGAGTGGCCCGACTGAGCCGCCGTCAACGCCACGGAACACAACACTGGCACACGCGACGGCGACGAACACCGTCACCAGCGGGAGGACTGTGGGGTCCGAAACGAACAGACGGGCGATGCCCCGCGAGAACGGGAGCAGCGTCGCTGCGACGACGATGTACACACCAATACTCAGCCGGAGAACCGTCTCCGCCCAGACGGTTGCCTCACCCTCGTCGCCGTCGCCGAGTGCCTGCCCGACGAGGCTGCTCGATGCGAGGCTCAGCCCCCAGTTCGGTGTGTCAAGCAGCGCCCGGACGCGAAGCGCCACGACGTACGCCGAGACGACGCCGGGCCCGAACAGGCCGACGATGAACAGCCGGGGGAACTGCGCCCCGGTCCGTGCGAGGTTGGCTCCCACGAGCGGGGTCCCGGTTTTCGCGAGGTCTCGGCCCAGTCTCCGGTCCAGGAACGGCCGCGACACCGGAATCCGAACCGGGAACGCGCCGATTATCGGCAGGCCACCGCGAGCCAACCCAACGGCGAACCCGACCGTGACTAGCACGTTCGCAATGACTGTGCCCAGCGCCGCACCAACGACGCCGAGGCCGAACCCGAAGATGAAGACGGCGTTCAACGCGATGTTAACGACCCCGCCGCCGGCCCGCAACAGCATCGGCGTCCAGGCGTCGTCGGCCCCCACGAGCGTCCGGCTCCCGATGAGGTTCAGTGCGGCGAAGGGGACACCGAGGGCGACGATACGCAGGTACTGGACCCCGTATCCGACGGCTTCGGACCCCGTTCCGACAAGGTCGACGAGCAGTCCGGGGACGACCCAGTACGCTGCCGCCAGCGGGAGTGTCAGCCCCAGCACGACAGCGGCGCTGGTCGTGACGGTTACCGCCAGTTCCTCGCCGGCGTCGGCACCGTAGCGCTGTGACACCATGCCGATAGTCCCGCCGGCGACGCCGCCGCCCAGCGCGAACACCAGTTCCCAGAACGGCGCGGCGAAGCCGACGCCGGCGATGGCGGTCGGTCCGAGCGCTAGCCCGACCATCGCCACGTCGACCGTCGACTTCGACATCCGCGCGAGTCCGGTGACGATGCGGGGCCAGGACAGGTCCGTCGCCCGGCGGACCCGCTCGCGCTCGACGAGGCCGAACCGCGCGAGCAGGCTGCCGACGAGCAGCAGGACGCCACGGACCGGATTGTACGTGGAGGGCACGTGTTCGCCACTGCTTTGCGGTCGAACCCGAAAGATGTTAAGAAAGGGGAGCCGCCCTCACAGGGTTTATACAGCGCCGCTGCAACGACCGGATATGGATACGGAAGCGGCCATCCGGCACGGGACGATGCAGGTGACGATCCTGTTGCTCGTCGCGGCCGCGCTGGCTATCGGCTTTGGCGTCGCCGGGGTCGGCGCGTCCCTGCCGATTGTCGTGGGCCTGCTGGTACTGACGGCTGTGCTGTACGCCGTCCGTCCGGACGAGAACCGATTCGGTTCCGTCGCCGGTGTCAATATGGACGGCGTCGTCCAGTCGCTGTGGCTCGCGCCGCTCGTTACGGCTCTACCGCTGCTCGTTCGCCTGTCGGCCACACCCGGCGAGGTCCAGGCCATCGGCGGGCTGCTCGGGCTCGCGGGGATGGCGAACTACTTCCTGCGCCCGGTGTACCTGCTGGGCTACGACCTCGTCTCCGCGGTTCGAGAAAGCGTCGGTCGGGCGAACGGGCGGTAAGAATCAGTTCGATTCACACTCTTGTCGCAATCCTCGATACCGCCTACGACTCTCGGATTCGCTACTCCGCCGTCGCTTCGCGGATTTCCACCACGTCGGCGTCCGTCTTGAACGTCGTGCCGCCATAGTGCGTTCGGGAGGCCTCGTAGCCGGCGTCGCGGAGCTTCTCGATGAACTCGTCCATGGCTTCCGCGCCGCGCCCCCAGCGCTTGCAGAGGCGGTGCTGGTCGTAGTGGGTCGGCGTGTCGATTTCGTCGCTGAGCGTCGCAAGCAGTTCTTTGGCTTCGTCGGCGGTGCCCATCTCTTCGGTCACCTGCTCTGAAACGGCGCTGACGAACTCGGGGTCACAGGTCCGACCGAGCCAGATGGGCCCGGCAGTCTGGAGGTGCTCGTCACAGACCGGACAGTCCTCGGGCGGGTCGGCGATGAGACCGTAGTCGTGGTCGCGCCAGAGGCAGTGCTGGCAGTGGTGGACGTAGCCGAGTTCGTCGATGCAGTCGTTGGCGACTTTTGCGCCGTGGTCGAACTCTAGATAGGTCCGGGCGTAGTGCTTGGTCGCGTGGCTGAGAATCGGCCGGGCGGCGATGTCGTAGCGGGCCGCCGTCCGGATCATCGCTGACAGGAGGACGCGCATCCCCATCTCTGCGTGGAATTCGGTGTTTCGCGGCACCGCGCCATACGAGCGGACGCCGCTCTCGAAGTGCGCCCCACACAGCGGCGCGGTGTCGGTGGCCGTCACACAGAGGAGGTGCTTGGTTCCCTGCACCGCCGCGTCAGCGAAGGGAATCGGCGTGCCGAAGGGGTCCACGTCGACCACGTCGAACGCCTCGGAGTGCATGAGTACGTTCGCGTCCGACCGCCGGACTGAGGCCGCGAGGTCGTTGCGTTCGAGGTTCTGTTCACACAGCGCCGTCGCGTCGTCGTCGATGTCACACAGCGTCGTCTCCCAGTCGTTGGCCGCCGCGCGGACGCCGCGGATGCCGCTGGCGGCGGTGGCGTCCAGATACGTCGACACGCGGGGGGTTCGCTCTCGGTAGGCCCGTAGCGCCGCCACGGTGATGTCTCGGTTCAGCTCCTGTACGGGGTTAAAGAACACGTCCGCACCCTTCCCCGCCTCCGGCTGTTCCGGCACCGTGATCGTCACCCGGCCCTCACTGACGCGCATACTCACCGGTCCGCGCGGGCGCCGTTAAGTCGTTCGAACCTGCTCGTTGGGTCTGCTGTCTTTCAGACTGCTGTGAACAGCCAGAAAGTCCCACCCGATGTTGCTGGTGTAATCGCACTCAGTTCGGCCGGAAGGCCGTCTCTGTGACTGCCACACTCACCCTGCTTCGGCGGCCGTCCGACCCTTGGGCAATCGAACGCTCACCGTCGTCCCGTCGTTCGTGTCGAAGTCGAGGTCGCCCTCAAGCGTTGTCGCGGTCCAGCGGACGAGCCAGAGGCCGACGCCGCTGCCGTGGTTCAGGTCCGTCTCGCGGCCCCGCTCCAGCACGCCGAGTTCGTGTTCGGGTACCCCGGGGCCGTTGTCGCTGACGGTCAGCACAACCTCGTCGCCCTCTGTTGTGGCGCTGACAGTGACGGTGGCAGCCGGCACGTGCTGAAGAGCGTTCTCGACGAGATTGGTAAGCAAGATTTCCAGCAGGGCGGGCTGGGTCGTCAGTTGGAGGTCATCGGGTATCTCCACGGCGACCGAGCCATCGTACTCGTCGCGGACAGTTTCGACGACTCCGGCGGCGAGGTCAGCCAATGCGACGGATTCGAGGGCTGCGTCGCCAGCACCCGCTTCGGCGAGGGTCCGGGCCTTCTGGCCGGAGTCGACCAGACGACTGACAGACTGCTCGATGGTTGCCGCGTAGTCGGCGTGGTCGCCGTCGAGTTCCGTCGCCAGCAGTTCCGCCCGGGCCTGGATGACGACGCTCTCGTTGCGGACGTTGTGTCTGAGAAAGCGATTGAGTACTTCGAGACGGCGCTCGCGGCGAATCTCTTCAGTGATGTCTTGGAAGACAACAGTGTACCCCAGTTGCGTGCCCGTCTCGTCGCGGAGCGCTGTCTGCCGGACTTTGAACTCGCGATGTCGACCACCGGCCTCGATAGACACCCGTGAACTCCCGCCGTCGGTCGCGATATCGTCGTCGCCCAGAAAGTCGTTCAGCGGCTCCGTCAGTGCTTCGTACTTGTCGATGGCGAGCATCCCCTCGGCGGCGGGGTTGAGGTTCACGACCCGGCCCTGTTCGTCGACGATGGCGACGGGCGTGGCGATGTCGTGGATGGCTGCTCGCTCGCCGGCTCGCCGGGTCGCCGGGTGGAACTCGAACATATCGCTCCGGACGAACGCGTACAGATCCAGCCCGACGTGGGGCAGGAACAGGAGCGTCGTCAGATTCACCGCTGGAACCGGCCCGATACCGCCGGCCCACAGCAACACCGCGGCTCCGGGCGGTATCGGACTCAGGCCGACCGCCAGCGCCTCACGCCGGTACAGTGGGCCGTAGCTGACGACCGTATCGAACACCAATAGGGTCCCGAAGCTAACGAACAGCATTGCGACGATGATCGTGAGCAGCCCCACCGGCAAGACGGCGTAGTCGGCCCCCGCGCTGCCGGCAGCCGGTACGACCCGGAAGCCTTGCCAGACCACAGTATGGAGTGGGTTTGTGACGACGAGCGCCGTTTCGACGAGCGGTAGCACCGCCACGCCACGGTACCAGCCACTTTCGAGGACGTTCGTCCGACCTGTGTATCCCAGCGCGAACGAGAGAAAACAGAAGCCGATCCAGATGATGCCCAGCCAGGACACCATCTCCAGGGCGAGGCGCAGTGTCGGGTCGAACACCAGCAGCGCCGCGCCGTAGCTGAAACACCAGACCGTCTGCGTGACGATGGTCGCCACGAACCACTGCGCGCCGGGCTTGTCCCAGTGTGCCCGGAGCTGGGCCAGCAGATACAGCGACCCGAATCCCGAGGCAAATGAGCCCAGCGCCAGCCACGGGAGGTCGAGGTTCATGCCGGAATAAATTTGTACTCCGTGTTTATGTTTCTGGGCACAGTACAAGCATTGATAACTTCTCGCCGCCGGTGGCGAGCCAGCTGGAATCTGGCTGCTGAAGCCGACGCCGTTTTGTCACCCCTTTCCGTAGCACGGATGTGACTGATGTCGAGGAGTGGGTGGCCGACCTCGAAGCCGCCGGTGAGCTGACCCCCGATGCAGTGTCGGCTATCGTCGCCGTCCACGATGACCGCGGCCACCAGGCTATCGAGGCCGTCGGCGAGAGCCGCGTCAAGCAGTACCGTGATTTCACGGTTGTCGTCGGCCACGACGACGAGTACATCGTTGAGGACGGCGGCTGTACTTGCGCCGACAGCGAGTACAACCTCGATGCCGAGGACCCCGACCAGCTCTGCTGGCACGCTATCGCCGTTCACATCGCCGAGGCTATCGACGCCGTCGACGAGCACGATATGTGGTACTCTGAGGTCCGGGAGTTTCTGTAGACCCACCTTTTTCCCGCTCGGGTGAGCGCTACGCGCTCACCTCTCGCGGTAAAAACGTGGGCGAAAAACGCGCGAATCGCTCCGCGATTCGCGTGAAACCGCGCGCCGTCGGCGCGCAGTATGCTCGTGCCACAGTTTCTGTAGCGCTCTGCTATCGTCTCTCCTGCTACTTCGTTACTGCACTGACTTGCTACTGCATCGTCCCGCTACCGCTCTACCGGCCGCCCAGCCCCGTACGTGATCCGCCCTTCCAGCGAGAACCGGAGTACTGACCGGGAGCCGAGGTCGAGCGACCAGAGCGTGTCGGCCCGCTCGTGGTCGCCCAGGTCAACGTGGACGCGCCCGCTCAGCGGTGCGGCCCCCAGTTTCCCCCGGAACTCGATCGGTGTTCGTTCCAGTCGTCCCTCTCGAACTGCGTAACTCTCGATGCTCTCCCGGCGCTCCCAGGTTCGGGGCCAGTCGATGCCGACTGTCGCCACGCGGTCGCCGTTCTCGACGACCGTCGTCTCGCGACGGGTCTCGTCGTCGTGGTGGGTGATGTCGGCGACTGTCTTCGGATAGCCCCAGATCTCATCGCCGAGGGCGCGAGCGGGTTCGGTTGTCACCGGGAGCGACCAGATGTAGCCGCCGACATTGCGTGTCAACAGTGGAAGCAGCGGTGGCCGCTGCCCGTCCGGTGTCGCCGCGACTATCACCGCGAACTCGTCGTAGGGCGTCATCGCATCGTCGCCGATACGGTGGTATTCGACGGCGAGGAGCACGACTGCGGCCCGTCGGGCCGTTGCCCGAACCGGCGTCAGCCCGTTGGGCAGCAGCGACTCGGCAACGTCGTATCGTGCCGGGAGCACCGCCCCGGCGGCCGTCGCCTCGGTGACAAGTGGGAGCGTCACCTTGTGGCCGGTCGACAGCCGAACCCGGTCGCAGTCAGACAGTTTTGTCACCGCAGCCACCGCCCCAGAAACGCGCTCGCTCGACCGAACCCGCGGTGAATCGGGTCCTGCAACCGCGCCGGGAGCCAGTGGGTCCATCGGACGAATGTAGCGAACGCGCCGACCGGATAGCGGGCCTTCGGCGGGTCGTCGGTCGCCGCGGCAAGCACCGTCGCGGCGACGGTCTCCGGCGTCGTCGCCAGCGGCCCACCGGTGAGAACCCAGCCGTCCTCCAGCGCGTCGTACGTTCCGTCGTAGGTCGGTGTCCGGGCCTCGGCACGTAGGTTCCCCAGCGCGCCGTCGGCAAACCACGTCTCGACCCACGCCGGTTCGACGAGCGAGACGTGGATGTCGTCCGCGCCGGCCACCTCTATCCGTAGTGCGTCGGTCAGCGACTCGACGGCGGCTTTGCCGGCCGAATACGCGCCGAGTCCGGGTGAGGCGGTGTGGCCCAGCACGCTAGAGACGGTGATGATGAGCCCGCCATGTTCGCGCAGCTCGGGGAGCACTGCCTGTGCGAGTCGGTGTGGGCCGTGGACCAGCACGTCGAACTGCTCGCGGGCGGCGTCGGGCGAAACGTCCTCGACCGGGCCGGCGACTCCGTAGCCGGCGTTGTTCACCAGACAGTCGAGTCGTCCCGCTTCCTCGATGATGTGGTCAACGACAGCCTCGACCTGCTCGCTGTCGGTCACGTCGAGTTCGAGACACCGACAGCGATCGCGGAGGTCGTCGGGAAACGCGCTTTCGATGTCCGTCGCGTAGACCGTCCAGCCGTCGTCGGCGAACGCCTGCGCCGTCGCCGCTCCGATACCAGACGCTGCCC from Haloarcula sp. H-GB4 harbors:
- a CDS encoding histidine kinase N-terminal 7TM domain-containing protein; its protein translation is MNLDLPWLALGSFASGFGSLYLLAQLRAHWDKPGAQWFVATIVTQTVWCFSYGAALLVFDPTLRLALEMVSWLGIIWIGFCFLSFALGYTGRTNVLESGWYRGVAVLPLVETALVVTNPLHTVVWQGFRVVPAAGSAGADYAVLPVGLLTIIVAMLFVSFGTLLVFDTVVSYGPLYRREALAVGLSPIPPGAAVLLWAGGIGPVPAVNLTTLLFLPHVGLDLYAFVRSDMFEFHPATRRAGERAAIHDIATPVAIVDEQGRVVNLNPAAEGMLAIDKYEALTEPLNDFLGDDDIATDGGSSRVSIEAGGRHREFKVRQTALRDETGTQLGYTVVFQDITEEIRRERRLEVLNRFLRHNVRNESVVIQARAELLATELDGDHADYAATIEQSVSRLVDSGQKARTLAEAGAGDAALESVALADLAAGVVETVRDEYDGSVAVEIPDDLQLTTQPALLEILLTNLVENALQHVPAATVTVSATTEGDEVVLTVSDNGPGVPEHELGVLERGRETDLNHGSGVGLWLVRWTATTLEGDLDFDTNDGTTVSVRLPKGRTAAEAG
- a CDS encoding SDR family oxidoreductase; its protein translation is MSTGDSVVLLTGAASGIGAATAQAFADDGWTVYATDIESAFPDDLRDRCRCLELDVTDSEQVEAVVDHIIEEAGRLDCLVNNAGYGVAGPVEDVSPDAAREQFDVLVHGPHRLAQAVLPELREHGGLIITVSSVLGHTASPGLGAYSAGKAAVESLTDALRIEVAGADDIHVSLVEPAWVETWFADGALGNLRAEARTPTYDGTYDALEDGWVLTGGPLATTPETVAATVLAAATDDPPKARYPVGAFATFVRWTHWLPARLQDPIHRGFGRASAFLGRWLR
- a CDS encoding acetoacetate decarboxylase family protein, whose translation is MTKLSDCDRVRLSTGHKVTLPLVTEATAAGAVLPARYDVAESLLPNGLTPVRATARRAAVVLLAVEYHRIGDDAMTPYDEFAVIVAATPDGQRPPLLPLLTRNVGGYIWSLPVTTEPARALGDEIWGYPKTVADITHHDDETRRETTVVENGDRVATVGIDWPRTWERRESIESYAVREGRLERTPIEFRGKLGAAPLSGRVHVDLGDHERADTLWSLDLGSRSVLRFSLEGRITYGAGRPVER
- a CDS encoding tRNA (guanine(26)-N(2))-dimethyltransferase — encoded protein: MRVSEGRVTITVPEQPEAGKGADVFFNPVQELNRDITVAALRAYRERTPRVSTYLDATAASGIRGVRAAANDWETTLCDIDDDATALCEQNLERNDLAASVRRSDANVLMHSEAFDVVDVDPFGTPIPFADAAVQGTKHLLCVTATDTAPLCGAHFESGVRSYGAVPRNTEFHAEMGMRVLLSAMIRTAARYDIAARPILSHATKHYARTYLEFDHGAKVANDCIDELGYVHHCQHCLWRDHDYGLIADPPEDCPVCDEHLQTAGPIWLGRTCDPEFVSAVSEQVTEEMGTADEAKELLATLSDEIDTPTHYDQHRLCKRWGRGAEAMDEFIEKLRDAGYEASRTHYGGTTFKTDADVVEIREATAE
- a CDS encoding MATE family efflux transporter, coding for MPSTYNPVRGVLLLVGSLLARFGLVERERVRRATDLSWPRIVTGLARMSKSTVDVAMVGLALGPTAIAGVGFAAPFWELVFALGGGVAGGTIGMVSQRYGADAGEELAVTVTTSAAVVLGLTLPLAAAYWVVPGLLVDLVGTGSEAVGYGVQYLRIVALGVPFAALNLIGSRTLVGADDAWTPMLLRAGGGVVNIALNAVFIFGFGLGVVGAALGTVIANVLVTVGFAVGLARGGLPIIGAFPVRIPVSRPFLDRRLGRDLAKTGTPLVGANLARTGAQFPRLFIVGLFGPGVVSAYVVALRVRALLDTPNWGLSLASSSLVGQALGDGDEGEATVWAETVLRLSIGVYIVVAATLLPFSRGIARLFVSDPTVLPLVTVFVAVACASVVFRGVDGGSVGPLRASGDTRWPFYSQLAGMYLFALPLAYLGYVTPLGKVALYASLVVETAVPAAVTYYRFRSGVWRVVSRSYRPDAALDD